One region of Terriglobales bacterium genomic DNA includes:
- a CDS encoding N-acetylmuramoyl-L-alanine amidase, whose protein sequence is MNAGISLLLALGLFAALAFQQPEGAKRLTVYATQTGYTVTLLEANGQPYVDVGELLQSLGDMRVEDNGNKWKARFNGQEMRFENGKERAKLRKQDLDMLGPFLVHEGRGLVPLASLPLLLNIMLGQRVQMHEGARRIFIGDVVTHYSAELAKPGPGLILNFSSPVNPVITSEPGRVRLHFAREPVVAAAEKLSFDDKTITSATFSESNGSADITIVSTAPLIASFAGGGKSISLAPAPVAAAPPPPEPATPSAAQPAASAPAAPAPAAPAPAPATSARGRYLIVIDPAHGGDERGAALTDKLAEKDVTLAFARRLRTELANRNVAASLLRDADGTLTTDQRADATNTSRAMLYIAIHAASGGTGVRVYSPLLPADNNDPAAAPGMVPWQRAQAPFAESSANWAAALAAALQQKQVPSRAMAAALRPMNSITTAAIAVELSPPAGKTVDPQSLTGAAFQQNMASALAAALVDARRKMDAAGPQAVLRVQRSLAGGRQ, encoded by the coding sequence CCGAAGGCGCCAAGCGTCTTACCGTCTACGCCACCCAGACCGGTTACACGGTCACGCTGCTGGAAGCCAACGGCCAGCCCTACGTTGACGTTGGCGAGCTGCTGCAATCGCTCGGCGACATGCGCGTCGAGGACAACGGCAACAAATGGAAAGCGCGCTTCAACGGCCAGGAGATGCGCTTCGAAAACGGCAAAGAGCGCGCCAAGCTGCGCAAGCAGGACCTCGACATGCTCGGGCCGTTTCTTGTCCACGAAGGACGCGGTCTCGTCCCGCTCGCTTCCCTGCCGCTGCTGCTCAACATCATGCTGGGCCAGCGGGTGCAGATGCACGAGGGCGCCCGCCGCATCTTCATCGGCGACGTGGTCACCCACTACAGCGCCGAACTCGCCAAGCCCGGCCCCGGGCTAATTCTGAACTTTTCCTCGCCCGTGAATCCGGTCATCACCAGCGAGCCCGGACGCGTACGGCTGCACTTCGCCCGCGAACCTGTTGTCGCCGCCGCCGAAAAGCTCAGCTTCGACGACAAAACCATCACTTCCGCAACCTTCAGCGAGAGCAACGGCAGCGCCGACATCACGATCGTCAGCACGGCGCCGCTCATCGCCAGCTTCGCCGGCGGCGGCAAGAGCATCTCGCTGGCGCCCGCGCCGGTCGCGGCCGCGCCGCCTCCTCCGGAACCGGCCACACCATCAGCTGCGCAGCCCGCGGCTTCCGCACCCGCCGCACCGGCGCCTGCTGCTCCGGCGCCGGCGCCCGCGACATCAGCCCGCGGACGCTACCTGATCGTCATCGACCCCGCGCACGGCGGCGACGAGCGCGGCGCCGCGCTTACCGACAAGCTCGCGGAAAAAGACGTCACCCTCGCCTTCGCCCGCCGGCTTCGCACCGAGCTTGCCAACCGCAACGTCGCGGCCAGCCTGCTGCGCGACGCCGACGGCACGCTCACCACCGACCAGCGCGCCGACGCGACCAACACCTCGCGAGCGATGCTCTACATCGCCATTCACGCCGCGTCCGGCGGCACCGGCGTGCGCGTCTATTCGCCGCTGCTTCCCGCCGACAACAACGATCCAGCCGCCGCTCCGGGAATGGTTCCCTGGCAACGCGCGCAGGCGCCGTTTGCGGAAAGCAGCGCCAACTGGGCCGCCGCGCTCGCCGCCGCCTTGCAGCAGAAGCAGGTTCCGTCCAGGGCAATGGCAGCCGCGCTGCGCCCCATGAACAGCATCACCACCGCCGCCATCGCTGTCGAACTTTCGCCGCCCGCCGGCAAAACGGTTGATCCGCAGTCGCTCACCGGCGCCGCCTTCCAGCAAAACATGGCGTCTGCACTTGCCGCCGCGCTCGTCGACGCCCGCAGGAAAATGGACGCCGCCGGACCGCAGGCCGTGCTTCGCGTGCAGCGCTCCCTCGCCGGAGGCCGCCAGTGA
- a CDS encoding GerMN domain-containing protein, which translates to MIPRSLQIAAGLLLVAVFGMGFYVLRTKRRAEMLEARTDQRPVAPPVSGPVGRAVLFVAHDDTATLERRELQIALPTEPAERAREALRAVLAIYQERPSPHAIGAGADVRAVYLVKRNMAVVDTTPDFANHHPSGVLAESLTIASLAETLAANTPGITQVKFLVDGRERETLAGHADLSGFYDVSAMGQQ; encoded by the coding sequence GTGATCCCGCGCTCGCTCCAGATCGCCGCCGGACTTCTGCTCGTCGCCGTTTTCGGCATGGGCTTTTACGTGCTTCGCACCAAGCGCCGCGCCGAGATGCTCGAAGCCCGCACCGACCAGCGTCCGGTTGCGCCGCCGGTCTCCGGCCCCGTCGGACGCGCCGTCCTGTTCGTCGCGCACGACGACACCGCAACTCTCGAACGCCGCGAACTCCAGATCGCGCTGCCCACCGAGCCCGCCGAGCGCGCCCGCGAGGCGCTGCGCGCCGTGCTCGCCATCTACCAGGAGCGCCCGTCGCCGCACGCCATTGGCGCCGGCGCCGATGTTCGCGCCGTGTACCTGGTAAAGCGCAACATGGCGGTCGTGGACACCACGCCCGACTTCGCCAACCACCATCCCTCCGGCGTGCTGGCCGAATCACTCACCATCGCGTCGCTGGCGGAGACGCTCGCCGCCAACACGCCCGGCATCACCCAGGTGAAATTCCTGGTGGACGGCCGCGAGCGCGAAACCCTCGCCGGCCACGCCGACCTTAGCGGCTTCTACGACGTGTCTGCGATGGGGCAGCAGTAG
- the rph gene encoding ribonuclease PH, which produces MIYRSDNRASDQMRPVSIQPDFISTAEGSALIEIGNTRVICTASVEETVPTFLRNSGKGWITCEYGMLPRATLTRTAREAAKGRQGGRTFEIQRLIGRALRAVVDLNRLGERTLWIDCDVIQADGGTRTASITGAFVALGLALQKLVETGTLSAAPIRDFVAAISVGIVDGEIMLDLAYEEDSRAEVDMNVVATGSRKLVEVQATAEQRPFDEAQLKKMMDLAHRGIESLIAKQQALLSGLMLRQ; this is translated from the coding sequence ATGATCTACCGCTCCGACAATCGCGCCTCCGACCAGATGCGTCCGGTCAGCATCCAGCCTGACTTCATCTCGACCGCCGAGGGCTCGGCGCTGATCGAGATCGGCAACACGCGCGTGATCTGCACGGCCAGCGTTGAGGAAACCGTGCCCACGTTCCTGCGCAACAGCGGCAAGGGCTGGATCACCTGCGAGTACGGCATGCTGCCCCGCGCCACGCTCACCCGCACGGCGCGCGAGGCGGCCAAGGGACGCCAGGGCGGGCGCACGTTCGAGATCCAGCGCCTCATCGGCCGCGCCCTGCGCGCGGTGGTTGACCTGAACCGCCTCGGCGAGCGCACGCTGTGGATTGACTGTGACGTGATCCAGGCCGATGGCGGCACGCGCACGGCGTCCATCACCGGCGCCTTTGTCGCGCTCGGCCTGGCGCTGCAAAAACTGGTGGAAACCGGCACGCTCAGCGCCGCGCCCATCCGCGACTTTGTCGCCGCGATCAGCGTGGGCATTGTGGACGGCGAGATCATGCTCGACCTCGCCTACGAGGAAGACTCCCGCGCCGAGGTGGACATGAACGTGGTCGCCACCGGCAGCCGCAAGCTGGTGGAGGTGCAGGCGACTGCCGAGCAGCGTCCTTTCGACGAGGCACAGCTGAAAAAGATGATGGACCTGGCACACCGCGGCATCGAATCGCTCATCGCCAAGCAGCAGGCGCTGCTCAGCGGGCTGATGCTGCGGCAATGA
- a CDS encoding twin-arginine translocase TatA/TatE family subunit encodes MFEGLFQPPHLLVILFIALLVFGPKKLPELGKGLGDGIRVFRKGMQDANQPPANNDSGQVK; translated from the coding sequence ATGTTCGAAGGCCTTTTCCAACCCCCGCACCTGCTGGTCATTCTGTTCATCGCCCTTCTGGTTTTCGGCCCCAAAAAGCTGCCCGAACTGGGCAAAGGCCTGGGAGACGGCATTCGCGTATTTCGAAAAGGAATGCAGGACGCCAACCAGCCGCCGGCGAACAACGATTCCGGCCAAGTGAAGTAA
- a CDS encoding tagatose 1,6-diphosphate aldolase — translation MKLSAGKIAGMKAVSDDRGVIAAAAMDQRGSLKKALAKEKGGDVTREMMEEFKIAVTEVLTAYASAILLDPEWGLPAARKRAKSAGLLLAYEQSGYDNTRPGRIPDLLPDYSVRRIKEAGADCVKVLLYYTPFDKKEINEEKHAFVERIGDECRSNDIPFFLEFVGYDASGADEKGVEFARRKPEIVTASMAEFTQDRYGVDVMKVEIPVNMKFVEGAKAFAGTRAYSKADAKKLFQEAASVATKPFIYLSAGVSNAEFTESLELAAESTVKFAGVLCGRATWKDGIPVYAKQGLDAFRNWLQSEGVKNINNVNERLKAATPWYEFYGAKSPQALEMHAPVGA, via the coding sequence ATGAAGCTCAGCGCCGGAAAAATTGCGGGCATGAAGGCGGTCTCCGACGACCGCGGCGTGATCGCCGCCGCCGCCATGGACCAGCGCGGGTCGCTGAAGAAGGCCCTCGCCAAGGAAAAAGGCGGCGACGTCACCCGCGAGATGATGGAAGAGTTCAAGATCGCTGTCACCGAGGTGCTCACCGCCTACGCGTCGGCCATCCTGCTCGATCCCGAGTGGGGCCTGCCCGCCGCGCGCAAGCGCGCCAAGAGCGCCGGGCTGCTGCTCGCCTACGAGCAATCGGGCTACGACAACACGCGGCCCGGCCGCATCCCCGACCTGCTGCCCGACTACTCCGTCCGACGCATCAAGGAAGCCGGCGCCGACTGCGTGAAAGTTCTCCTCTACTACACGCCTTTCGATAAGAAAGAAATCAACGAAGAGAAGCACGCGTTCGTCGAGCGCATCGGCGATGAGTGCCGATCGAACGACATCCCCTTCTTCCTCGAATTCGTCGGCTACGACGCCTCGGGCGCCGACGAAAAGGGCGTGGAATTCGCCAGGCGCAAGCCCGAAATAGTAACGGCCAGCATGGCCGAGTTCACCCAGGACCGTTATGGAGTGGACGTAATGAAGGTCGAGATCCCGGTGAACATGAAGTTCGTCGAGGGCGCGAAGGCCTTCGCCGGAACCAGGGCGTACTCGAAGGCCGACGCGAAGAAGCTCTTCCAGGAAGCCGCTTCGGTCGCCACCAAGCCGTTTATTTATCTCTCGGCGGGCGTGAGCAACGCCGAGTTCACCGAGTCGCTGGAGCTGGCGGCCGAGTCGACCGTGAAGTTCGCCGGCGTGCTCTGCGGGCGCGCCACGTGGAAAGACGGCATTCCGGTTTACGCCAAGCAGGGCCTCGACGCGTTCCGCAACTGGCTGCAGAGCGAAGGCGTAAAGAACATCAACAACGTGAACGAGCGCCTGAAGGCCGCCACACCGTGGTACGAGTTCTACGGCGCCAAGTCGCCGCAAGCGTTGGAAATGCACGCGCCCGTCGGAGCGTAA
- a CDS encoding amidohydrolase family protein: MRRLKALLCAVVALTIAAPGQTSKSATAAPAPKVTALVGGTLIDATGQPPIRNSVVLIEGERIKAVGQAGSLAVPAGAEVISTEGMSVLPGLWDMHVHLMIDGHADYDHWDKAYMNQFESVIMPASAKQLLMAGVTSARDLGAPLEMSIRVRDAVNSGKIPGPTLYVSGPFIQHEPYPNTEAYRWGVTSPDDARAKVRKIADAGVNVVKMIDQDWMTPEEVAAVVDEAHKHKLMVVAHAHRPDEIRRGLAAGVDDFEHTGLATAPEYPPDIIAAIRERTAKMALGPLWWTPTIEGLMNYEYLRDHPEPLDNPGWHDGLPQNIVDDIKQSLAHPERISYFQITPARRPTLARKFQQLRESGVVLLIGTDSGIPMNFHSQSTWNELDVWTRVLGVPPMEAIRAATYWPSVAMKVDKDVGTIVEGKYADIIAVRGDVLRYMDLLQRVDVVIKHGRRYK, encoded by the coding sequence ATGCGCCGTTTGAAAGCGCTGTTGTGTGCGGTTGTTGCCCTCACGATCGCCGCGCCTGGACAGACCTCCAAATCGGCGACGGCAGCGCCCGCGCCCAAAGTCACCGCGCTCGTCGGCGGCACGCTGATTGACGCTACCGGACAGCCGCCCATCCGCAACAGCGTGGTGCTGATCGAAGGCGAGCGCATCAAGGCCGTGGGGCAAGCCGGCTCGCTCGCCGTCCCCGCCGGCGCCGAAGTAATCTCCACCGAAGGCATGAGCGTGCTGCCCGGACTGTGGGACATGCACGTCCACCTCATGATCGACGGCCACGCCGATTACGACCACTGGGACAAGGCGTACATGAACCAGTTCGAGTCGGTGATCATGCCGGCCTCGGCGAAGCAACTGCTCATGGCCGGCGTGACCAGCGCGCGTGACCTCGGCGCGCCGCTGGAGATGTCGATTCGCGTGCGCGACGCGGTGAACTCCGGCAAGATTCCCGGGCCAACGCTCTACGTTTCCGGGCCATTCATCCAGCACGAGCCGTATCCCAACACCGAAGCCTATCGCTGGGGCGTGACCAGTCCCGACGACGCGCGCGCCAAGGTCCGCAAGATCGCCGACGCCGGCGTGAATGTGGTCAAGATGATTGACCAGGACTGGATGACGCCGGAAGAAGTCGCTGCCGTGGTGGACGAAGCGCACAAACACAAGCTGATGGTCGTCGCGCATGCGCACCGGCCCGACGAAATCCGCCGCGGACTGGCGGCCGGCGTGGACGACTTTGAGCACACGGGCCTGGCAACCGCGCCCGAATATCCGCCCGACATTATCGCGGCCATCCGCGAGCGCACCGCCAAGATGGCGCTCGGCCCGCTCTGGTGGACGCCCACCATCGAAGGCCTGATGAACTACGAGTACCTGCGCGACCATCCCGAACCGCTCGACAACCCGGGCTGGCACGATGGCCTGCCGCAGAACATCGTGGACGATATCAAACAGTCGCTGGCGCACCCGGAGCGCATCTCGTACTTCCAGATCACGCCTGCGCGGCGTCCCACGCTGGCGCGCAAGTTCCAGCAGCTGCGCGAGTCGGGCGTGGTGCTGCTCATCGGCACCGACAGCGGCATCCCCATGAACTTCCACTCGCAGTCCACCTGGAACGAACTCGACGTGTGGACGCGCGTGCTAGGCGTGCCGCCCATGGAAGCCATCCGCGCGGCGACCTACTGGCCGTCAGTCGCGATGAAGGTGGACAAGGACGTGGGCACGATCGTCGAGGGCAAGTACGCCGACATCATCGCGGTGCGCGGCGACGTGCTGCGGTACATGGATTTGTTGCAGCGGGTGGACGTGGTGATCAAGCACGGCCGGAGATACAAGTAA
- the guaA gene encoding glutamine-hydrolyzing GMP synthase translates to MEPHSIVVLDFGSQYTQLIARRIREQNVFSVVLPCTASLDEIQSYHPAGIILSGGPSSVYDADAPPADTGVFNLEKPVLGICYGLQFMTHHLGGKVVPGSKREYGHAQVRVSKTGSRLFAKLPPSLSVWMSHGDKAEQLPPGFELVASSSNAIAAIEDAGRKLWAVQFHPEVHHTPLGTQVLRNFIFDICGARPDWTPARFIDETVEAVRKQVGDGHAICALSGGVDSAVAATLVHRAIGGRLTCVFVNNGVLRKDEFSKVRQNLRDKLGLNLVAVDASARFLGKLKGVTDPEQKRKIIGNEFIAVFEDEVERLVTENADEGVRATQAGRRAAASVATKINFLVQGTLYPDVIESRSVRGPSQTIKSHHNVGGLPEEMKLKLIEPLKDLFKDEVRRIGRDLGMPEEILQRQPFPGPGLAVRIVGEVTPERVALLQECDDIVVSEIKRAGLYTKLWQSFAVLLPVMSVGVMGDMRTYAYTCAIRAVHSEDGMTADWAPLPHEVLKTISNRLVNEVKGINRVVYDVTSKPPGTIEWE, encoded by the coding sequence GTGGAACCCCACTCGATCGTCGTTCTCGACTTCGGCTCGCAATACACGCAGCTGATCGCGCGCCGCATCCGCGAGCAGAACGTGTTCTCGGTCGTGCTGCCCTGCACGGCCTCGCTCGATGAAATCCAGAGCTACCACCCGGCCGGCATCATCCTGTCCGGCGGACCGAGCTCCGTTTACGACGCCGACGCGCCACCCGCCGACACGGGCGTATTCAACCTGGAAAAACCGGTGCTCGGCATCTGCTACGGCTTGCAGTTCATGACGCATCACCTGGGCGGCAAAGTCGTCCCGGGATCGAAGCGCGAGTACGGACATGCGCAGGTGCGGGTTTCGAAAACAGGGTCGCGACTGTTCGCGAAACTGCCGCCGAGCCTGAGCGTGTGGATGTCGCACGGCGACAAGGCCGAGCAGCTTCCGCCGGGCTTCGAACTGGTGGCGAGTTCGTCGAATGCGATTGCCGCCATCGAAGACGCGGGCCGCAAGCTCTGGGCGGTGCAGTTCCATCCTGAAGTGCACCACACTCCGCTCGGCACGCAGGTGCTGCGCAACTTCATCTTCGACATCTGCGGCGCCAGGCCAGACTGGACGCCGGCGCGCTTCATCGACGAAACCGTCGAAGCCGTTCGCAAACAGGTAGGCGACGGCCACGCCATCTGCGCGCTCTCCGGCGGCGTGGACTCGGCTGTTGCGGCGACGCTGGTGCATCGCGCCATCGGCGGCCGGCTCACGTGCGTCTTCGTGAACAACGGCGTGCTGCGCAAGGACGAGTTCAGCAAGGTCCGGCAGAACCTGCGCGACAAGCTGGGCTTGAACCTGGTTGCGGTGGACGCCAGCGCTCGCTTTCTCGGCAAACTCAAAGGCGTCACCGATCCCGAGCAGAAGCGCAAGATCATCGGGAACGAATTCATCGCGGTGTTCGAGGACGAGGTGGAGCGGCTGGTAACTGAGAACGCGGACGAGGGCGTCCGCGCCACGCAAGCTGGCCGGCGCGCAGCCGCGTCGGTTGCTACGAAAATCAACTTCCTCGTGCAGGGCACGCTCTACCCCGATGTGATCGAGTCGCGCTCGGTGCGCGGGCCGTCGCAGACCATCAAGTCGCACCACAACGTCGGCGGTCTGCCGGAAGAGATGAAGCTCAAGCTCATCGAGCCGCTCAAAGACCTGTTCAAAGACGAAGTCCGCCGCATCGGCCGCGACCTCGGCATGCCAGAGGAAATTCTTCAGCGGCAGCCGTTCCCCGGACCCGGACTCGCTGTCCGCATCGTGGGCGAAGTCACGCCCGAGCGCGTGGCGCTGCTGCAGGAGTGCGACGACATCGTCGTGAGCGAAATCAAGCGCGCCGGGCTCTACACCAAACTCTGGCAATCATTCGCCGTGCTGCTGCCGGTGATGAGCGTGGGCGTGATGGGCGACATGCGCACCTACGCCTACACCTGCGCCATCCGCGCCGTGCACTCGGAAGACGGCATGACCGCCGACTGGGCGCCGCTCCCGCACGAGGTGCTGAAGACGATCTCCAACCGGCTGGTGAACGAGGTGAAAGGCATCAACCGCGTGGTGTACGACGTTACATCGAAGCCGCCGGGCACGATTGAGTGGGAGTGA
- the leuS gene encoding leucine--tRNA ligase, with protein MEDRSNQSARRGSEAHDRYDPQPIEKKWQARFDADPALYRSEPESSDKPRYYVLEMLPYPSGALHMGHVRNYSIGDALARYMWMRGYSVLHPMGWDAFGLPAENAAIKNNTPPRDWTLANIAHMKAQMRRLGYSYDWAREITTCLPDYYRWNQWFFLQMHKAGLAYRKQSKVNWCPLCATVLANEQVLPNGCCWRHEDTKVEQRELEQWFLRITKYSQELLEGLDQLEHWPEKVRTMQRNWIGRSEGALVDFELEGPAGKAGDKIAVFTTRIDTIFGATSIQLAPEHPLVADLIGNDPGLHAAVEELLREQQKGRELGDVAAIEKHGVFTGRYAINPFGAGEARPDAEEGPGGNARIPIWVANYVLMDYGTGAIMSVPAHDERDYEFARKYDIPVRVVILPRRNAEPVEDGHADGPVLPYTHMDSLLINSGPFNGLGNTEAIAKMTAYAEQHGFGKAAVNYRLKDWGISRQRYWGTPIPMVYCDKDGIVPVPEKDLPVLLPDKVDITLEGGSPLGHVPEFVNVKCPQCGGAARRETDTMDTFVDSSWYFYRYCDPRNQQAPFAKEEIARWFPIDQYIGGVEHAILHLIYSRFWTRFMRDIGLVSNSEPVTRLFSQGMVIKNGAKMSKSLGNVVSPDDMVARYGADATRVYTLFATSPDRELDWQDAGVEGVSRFLAKTWRLVAPRPAAAAGDMQNLSPAARALQRKLHQTIKRVSDDFGGRWHFNTSIAAIMELVNQLQSATGEGAEAGQIPAALLRDVHRSLVLLLAPFAPFLAHELWETLGETSPLLKHPWPEYDPALAKEDEVEIAVQVNGKLRARFLIAADSPEDEVRQRALSEERVRASLDGKQVVKAIVVPNKLVNVVVR; from the coding sequence ATGGAAGACCGTTCCAACCAATCCGCCCGTCGCGGTTCCGAGGCGCACGACCGCTACGATCCGCAGCCGATCGAGAAGAAGTGGCAGGCGCGCTTCGATGCCGATCCGGCGCTTTACCGCTCCGAACCGGAATCGAGCGATAAGCCGCGCTACTACGTGCTGGAGATGCTGCCGTATCCCTCCGGCGCGCTCCACATGGGGCACGTGCGCAACTACTCCATCGGCGACGCGCTGGCGCGCTACATGTGGATGCGCGGCTACAGCGTGCTTCATCCCATGGGGTGGGACGCCTTCGGCCTGCCGGCGGAAAACGCGGCCATCAAGAACAACACGCCGCCGCGCGACTGGACGCTGGCCAACATTGCCCACATGAAGGCGCAGATGAGGCGCCTGGGCTACAGCTACGACTGGGCGCGCGAGATCACCACCTGCCTGCCCGACTACTACCGCTGGAACCAGTGGTTCTTCCTCCAGATGCACAAGGCGGGCCTGGCCTACCGCAAGCAGAGCAAGGTGAACTGGTGTCCGCTGTGCGCCACCGTTCTGGCCAACGAGCAGGTGCTGCCGAACGGCTGCTGCTGGCGCCACGAAGACACCAAAGTCGAGCAGCGCGAACTGGAGCAGTGGTTCCTGCGCATTACGAAATATTCGCAGGAGCTGCTCGAAGGGCTCGACCAGCTCGAGCACTGGCCGGAAAAAGTGCGCACCATGCAGCGCAACTGGATCGGCCGCAGCGAAGGCGCCCTGGTGGACTTCGAGCTCGAGGGGCCCGCCGGGAAGGCGGGCGACAAGATCGCCGTCTTCACCACGCGCATTGACACCATCTTCGGCGCGACCTCGATCCAGCTTGCGCCCGAGCATCCGCTCGTCGCCGACCTGATCGGCAACGATCCGGGGCTGCACGCCGCGGTCGAAGAATTGCTGCGCGAGCAGCAGAAGGGGCGTGAACTGGGCGACGTGGCCGCGATCGAAAAGCACGGCGTCTTCACCGGCCGCTACGCCATCAATCCGTTCGGCGCCGGCGAGGCAAGGCCCGATGCTGAAGAAGGTCCTGGCGGGAACGCTCGCATTCCCATCTGGGTGGCGAACTATGTCCTGATGGACTACGGCACCGGCGCGATCATGTCGGTCCCGGCGCACGACGAGCGCGACTACGAGTTCGCCCGCAAGTACGACATCCCGGTGCGGGTGGTGATTCTGCCGCGGCGCAATGCGGAACCAGTCGAGGACGGGCACGCCGATGGCCCCGTCCTGCCCTACACGCACATGGACAGCCTGCTCATCAATTCCGGGCCGTTCAACGGGCTGGGCAACACCGAAGCCATTGCCAAAATGACCGCCTACGCCGAGCAGCACGGCTTCGGCAAGGCCGCGGTGAATTACCGGCTGAAGGACTGGGGCATCTCGCGGCAGCGCTACTGGGGCACGCCCATCCCGATGGTCTACTGCGACAAGGACGGCATTGTGCCCGTCCCGGAGAAAGACCTGCCCGTCCTGCTGCCGGACAAGGTGGACATCACGCTCGAGGGCGGCTCGCCCCTCGGTCACGTGCCCGAGTTCGTCAATGTGAAGTGTCCCCAGTGCGGCGGCGCGGCGCGGCGCGAGACCGACACGATGGACACGTTCGTGGATTCGAGCTGGTACTTCTACCGCTACTGCGATCCGCGCAACCAGCAGGCGCCATTCGCCAAGGAAGAGATCGCGCGCTGGTTCCCCATCGACCAGTACATCGGCGGCGTCGAGCACGCCATCCTGCACCTTATTTATTCGCGCTTCTGGACGCGCTTCATGCGCGACATCGGCCTGGTGAGCAACTCCGAACCGGTAACGCGCCTGTTCAGCCAGGGCATGGTGATCAAGAACGGCGCCAAGATGTCGAAGAGCCTGGGCAACGTGGTCTCGCCCGACGACATGGTCGCCCGCTATGGCGCCGACGCCACGCGTGTCTACACGCTGTTTGCCACGTCACCTGACCGCGAACTCGATTGGCAGGACGCGGGCGTCGAGGGCGTGAGCCGGTTTCTCGCCAAGACGTGGCGGCTGGTTGCTCCGCGCCCGGCGGCCGCGGCGGGCGACATGCAAAACCTTTCGCCCGCTGCGCGCGCCCTGCAGCGCAAGCTCCACCAGACGATCAAGCGCGTGAGCGACGACTTCGGCGGGCGCTGGCACTTCAACACATCCATCGCCGCCATCATGGAGCTGGTGAACCAGCTTCAATCCGCAACCGGCGAGGGCGCCGAAGCAGGGCAAATCCCGGCCGCATTGCTGCGCGACGTGCACCGCAGCCTGGTTTTGCTGCTCGCGCCGTTCGCGCCGTTCCTCGCGCACGAGCTTTGGGAGACGCTGGGCGAAACGTCGCCGCTGCTGAAGCATCCATGGCCGGAGTACGATCCCGCTCTGGCGAAGGAAGACGAGGTCGAAATCGCGGTGCAGGTCAACGGCAAGCTGCGCGCGCGCTTTCTCATCGCCGCCGACAGTCCCGAGGATGAAGTGCGCCAACGCGCCCTCTCCGAGGAAAGAGTCCGCGCCTCGCTCGACGGCAAGCAGGTGGTGAAGGCGATCGTGGTGCCGAACAAGCTGGTGAATGTGGTGGTGCGGTAG
- a CDS encoding deoxyribonuclease IV has translation MPRISMAKEQDILRMPAPRTPPRHTSRRIGIHTSTAGGPATAAERAYRLGCNTFQIFSSSPRQWKPYELGAPQCAEMWRLREKYGLKPLVIHSNYLVNLGGGKMDFYARSVAAFRGEVERAAALGADYLVLHPGSFRGLSGREEGLNRVAAGIATAVESVPQHDQLTVLIENTAGSEFSLGSSFEQVAEIIARLTGLIRVAACIDTCHTHVAGYDIVSPEGYEQTMQLLDNTVGLRNVRVWHCNDAKAARGSRLDRHQHVGKGTIGLPAFRRLLNDPRTAHAAFIAETPVDAPGDDRRNVETLKKLVSDKATLSSVPNPRHRPGRPRR, from the coding sequence ATGCCACGCATCTCCATGGCGAAAGAGCAGGACATCCTGCGGATGCCTGCTCCCAGGACGCCGCCGCGGCACACCTCGCGCCGGATCGGAATCCATACCTCGACGGCCGGCGGTCCGGCCACGGCGGCGGAACGCGCCTACCGGCTGGGCTGCAACACCTTCCAGATTTTTTCATCGAGTCCGCGCCAGTGGAAGCCCTACGAGCTCGGCGCGCCGCAGTGCGCGGAGATGTGGCGCCTGCGCGAAAAGTACGGCCTGAAGCCGCTGGTCATCCACTCCAACTACCTGGTCAACCTGGGCGGCGGCAAAATGGACTTCTACGCCAGGTCAGTAGCGGCTTTTCGCGGCGAGGTGGAGCGCGCTGCCGCGCTCGGCGCCGACTATTTGGTGCTGCATCCCGGATCGTTTCGCGGCCTGAGCGGCAGGGAAGAAGGACTGAACCGCGTGGCGGCGGGCATCGCCACGGCGGTGGAGAGCGTGCCGCAGCACGACCAGCTCACCGTGCTGATCGAAAACACCGCCGGCTCGGAATTCTCGCTCGGCAGCAGCTTCGAGCAGGTGGCGGAGATTATCGCCAGGCTTACCGGCCTGATTCGCGTGGCTGCCTGCATCGATACCTGCCACACGCACGTGGCCGGGTACGACATCGTCTCGCCCGAAGGCTACGAGCAGACCATGCAGCTGCTCGACAACACCGTGGGCCTGCGCAACGTGCGCGTCTGGCACTGCAACGACGCCAAGGCCGCGCGCGGCTCGCGGCTGGACCGCCATCAGCACGTTGGGAAAGGAACCATTGGCCTGCCGGCGTTTCGCCGCCTGCTCAACGATCCGCGCACCGCGCACGCGGCCTTCATCGCGGAAACGCCGGTTGACGCGCCCGGTGACGACCGCAGGAACGTGGAGACTCTGAAGAAGCTGGTGAGCGACAAAGCGACGCTCTCGTCAGTCCCGAACCCCCGCCACAGACCCGGGCGTCCGCGGCGCTGA